The region TCGGTCAGCGACGGGGCCGGTCGCAGGAGCGTCTGGCACGCTGACGTCCGCTGAACGCTGCGGATCATCCGGGCCCATCCCGCCATTCAGTTCGCGCCGTACCCGCCGCCATGCGCGGATGATCTCCGGCAGTTTGGACAGCACCTCGCTGACCTGCGTCAACAGCAATGTCAGGCAGCCGAACACAGCGAGGATGACGAGAGTCACTTCGTCCCATTTCATAACCCACCCCCTGGGCCTTTCCTCTGCAAACCCCTGATGTACGTACGCGGAGTGCTCCTGCAAGGCCCACAGGCCGGGCGCACCAGCCGAACACTTCCCCGCCCGAGCATCCAGCTCAGGGCTTCCACGCCCAGCCGGTCCGGCGCTTCGAGCAACGCGGATTCGACCGCCGCGAGGTCGGTGAGCACGTCCGGCGCACCCGACCGGTCCAGGTTTGTGAGCTGCTCCATCGCTGAGGCCACGACGCCGGGCCAGCCCGGCATGCCGAAACGCGCGGGAGCCTTGAGGGCTGCGGAAGCGGCTCGGTGAAGCAGCGCGGCGCACCAGCCCTGCTCACGCATCACCTCACCGGTGAACCACACCCGGTCGTCGACGTGGCGGACGAATTCGGCCACCGACCCGGACACTGCGCGCAGCGCGAAGCGCGAGCCGCCGGCCCACCGCAGATCCACGTCGGATGCGACGGCCACGAACGCAGCAGTTCCTCGGGACCATTGTCCCGTGCTGCCGCCAACGCAGCACGAGCCCTGCGGTACAGATCGACGCCCTGAGCGAACATCTCCGCGTCGCTCGGCCCATCCTCCGCCCCGTGGATCGCTTCCAGCGGTCCCTCTCGCCATGCGTCGCCGACCAGACCGACCGCTGCCGCGTTCAGCAGGGCGTCCGGGTCGTCCGCATCGATACCCAGGCGTGCCAGAAGAACGGGAGAGGCGTACTCCTCCATGTCCGGGAGGGAGTCGCCTTCTGTCTCTTCCCCGGTTTCCTCGGGGTCGGTCCTGGCCGATCCTCTGGACGCAGCGGGCCCGAACGAAGGGGGCTCGGGCTCCGGCCGCTCCACGGTGATTCCGTGCTCGGCCAGATCGTCGAAGACGCAGTCAGGCCCGCAGTCGATATCCGTCACGTCGTGCCTTCCGGTGCAGTCGCCCGGGCACTCGAACTCCTCGCACATCTCGGGCTCGGCGGGCTGCGCCTGGTTGATCACGTGATAGGCCAGTTGCTCCGCGACCGCTTCCCGGGCGCCGATCATGGCCAGTCGGAGCCGGAACCCGGCGTCTTTGAGGTCGCGGTCCTCACGCTCCGCTGGCCACGGCGGTTCCGGCTTGTCAGGAAGCCAGCTGTTCGCCGACTCCAGGGAGACCAGCAGCCAGGCCATGTGTAGCGGCTCGACCGAATTGTCCCGGACAAGTGTAGTGACGGCTTCCGCGGCTTCCGTCACCCGTCCGAGCCGCGCGAGATGCCGCTCGCGGACGGGCAGCCAGGCCGCGGCCCTCGCTCGGGCCTGCTCGGCGTCCCGGGTGAGCGAAGCGTCGCGAGCCCGCCGTGCCCGGGTGACCAACCGCCTCAGACACGGGTGGCAGCCGAACAGGCCCGACTCGGGCGTCGGGCCGAGCGGCACGGGCAACCGATCGTCGAAGGGCTGGTCACAGAGGCAGCAGTCCAGCGCGGCCACCTGCCGCGAGGTGGGGACGTGCGGCAGCGCTGACCGGATCGTGGCGTAGGCGTAAGCAGGTATGTGCACAGGAGACCGCTCCTCGGAAGACGGCACACGTTTCGCCGGGCTTTGACTCCATGCTGCGGTCCCTTCACACCCGGTTGTCGCCGTCTGGCGTCCGGCCGACCGAAGTTGGCGCAATCTGGCATGAGGCAATCTGCCTGCGGCTTCTACGCTCTTGGCGTTATCTGACGGCCGTCAGGGCCGCCGTCCGATGCCGAAAGGACCCGCTGTACATGACCGCCGAGACCGCATCACCGCTGGACCAGCCCCGTCAGGAGTTGGTACGCGCCTTGGAGGAACTGCACCGTGCCGCGGGCAGTCCCGGGATGCGCAAGGTGAGCGCGATGATTGCCGAGGGTGATCACCCCGCCGTCGTCAGCCATGAAGGAGTACGAACCGCCCTCAAGGGGCTGACCTCGCCACGCTGGGAGACCGTCCAATCGATCGTGGCCGCGCTCGCTGCCGCCTGCATAAGCCCATCGAGGGACCCCGCAGACGAAGTGGCGCGATTCCTTCCCCTCTGGCGCGCGACTCGGGAAGGGGAACCGGGCGGCATGAAGTCGGCCCGGGAACTGGCGCTCTCCCAGGGGTGGGGTACGGCGGACGGGCAGTGGACACCCGAGGCCCTCCTCGGCGTGATGATCAATCCGTTCAACGCCATCGAGATCGATCCCTCGCTCGCAGTCCCGCACGAGCCGTTGTTCTCGGAGGACGAGTGGGTCCAACTGGGTGTCCGGCTCATCGAGGAATACGGCGCCGAGCTGGCCCTGCGCGCGCTCCTGCGGACCCTCAAAGGCGACTACGTCGGTGCCGTCGAGGGAAGTCCCTTCGGCTACCAGCATCCCGACCAGGAAACGGCTGACGCGCGTGCGGCTTTCTGCTACGGGTGTGACCGCATTCTGCAGCGTCTGGCCGTCGAGCCGAACCTCCTCCAGAGGTCGATCAGCGCCATGTACGCCGACGAGACCATGGACCGCGAGGACCGCATCGACATGCTGCAGGCCGAGTCCGACCCGTCCCTGATGCGGGAGATCATGACCGCGACGCCGGAGACCTGGCACGATCTCTCGGAGGAGGCCCACCACCAGATCTTCGGGTACCTCATCAAGTCGATCGGCCCGGTGGGCAGGTTCGGGCTTCCACCGGAGCAGCGGTTCCAGATCACCTGGCGCGTCCCCGAGCCTCCGGCGGCCTGACGCGGACGAGCGATCGTCAGGTCGGCGATGGTGCTGCTGAGCGGGCTTAGCTGGATGTCGTCGATCAACGTCGGCTCGGGCGCCCTCACGGTCTGCTGACCGGGGCACGCAACGCTTACGCACGACATGGATCGGGAGCGACTGGCGATAATGAGGAGTTTCCCGAGGTCAGCACAGTGCTGACCTCGGGAAACTCGCAGATCGGAGAGTGCGTTTCCCCAGGAAGCGCCTTTAGATGTCGAAGTACAGCTCGAACTCGTGCGGGTGCGGGCGGAGTTGGATCGGGGCGATTTCGTTGGTGCGCTTGAAATCGATCCAGGTGTCGATCAGGTCGGCGGTGAAGACGCCGCCGGCCTGGAGGTATTCGTTGTCGTCCTCCAGGGCGGTGAGGACGGCCGGGAGGGAGGTCGGGACCTGGGGGACGCTCGCGTGCTCCTCGGGGGCCAGCTCGTAGAGGTCCTTGTCGATCGGCTCGGCCGGCTCGATCTTGTTCTTGACGCCGTCCAGGCCCGCCAGGAGGAGCGCGGAGAAGGCCAGGTACGGGTTCGAGGACGGGTCGGGGGCGCGGAATTCGACGCGCTTGGCCTTCGGGTTGGAACCCGTGATCGGGATGCGCATCGCGGCCGAGCGGTTGCGCTGCGAGTAGACCAGGTTGACCGGGGCCTCGAAGCCGGGGACCAGGCGGTGGTAGGAGTTCACCGTCGGGTTGGTGAAGGCCAGCAGGGAGGGGGCGTGCTTGAGGATGCCGCCGATGTAGTAGCGGGCGGTGTCGGACAGGCCCGCGTAACCCTGCTCGTCGTAGAAGAGCGGAGTGCCGCCCTGCCAGAGCGACTGGTGGACGTGCATGCCGGAGCCGTTGTCGCCGAAGATCGGCTTGGGCATGAAGGTCGCGGTCTTGCCGTTGCGCCAGGCGACGTTCTTCACGATGTACTTGAAGAGCATCAGGTCGTCGGCGGCGGCCAGCAGCGTGTTGAACTTGTAGTTGATCTCGGCCTGGCCCGCGGTGCCGACCTCGTGGTGCTGGCGCTCGACCTGGAGGCCGGCCGCTTCGAGTTCGAGGCTGATCTCGGCGCGCAGGTCGGCGAAGTGGTCGACCGGCGGGGCCGGGAAGTAGCCGCCCTTGTAGCGGACCTTGTAGCCGCGGTTGTTCTCCAGGGAGCCGGTGTTCCAGGCGCCGGCCTCGGAGTCGATGTGGTAGAACGACTCGTTCGCGGAGGTCTGGAAGCGCACGTTGTCGAAGACGTAGAACTCCGCCTCGGGACCGAAGTACGCGGTGTCCGCGATGCCGGTGGACTTGAGGTACGCCTCGGCCTTCTTCGCCACGTTCCGCGGGTCACGGCTGTACTGCTCGCCGGTGATCGGGTCGTGGATGAAGAAGTTGATGTTGAGCGTCTTGTCCTTGCGGAACGGGTCGACGCGGGCCGTGGAGAGGTCGGCGCGCAGCGCCATGTCCGACTCGTGGATGGCCTGGAAGCCGCGGATGGACGAGCCGTCGAAGGCGAGTTCCTCGGTCGGGTCGAACGACGAGACCGGGACCGTGAAGTGCTGCATCACACCGGGCAGGTCACAGAAGCGGACGTCGACGAACTTGACGCCCTCGTCCGAGATGAACTTGTTGACGTCGTCGGCGTTCTGGAACATCCAACTCCTCCTAGGCCCGGCCCCGCGGGTCGGGTTGGCGATCGAGGTGCGGCCAGTGCGGTGGCGCACACTGCCCTGACCATAGGGATCAGGGATTTCTCCAGCATGACCCATTTGTTTCTTGGACGTTAACCGCGACGCCGTCGGAGTGGTCCCCGCCTGGTGGGGCTGGGCCGTACGGGGGTTACCGTGGACAGGTGGACAACAGGGAAGTAATCGGATCGTGGCTGTCGGGGCCCCGCGCGGCCGCCGAGAAGATGGGCGCGGACTTCGGGTACCGCGGTGAGCGGCTCGGACTGCCCGAGAGCGGTCCCGGATCCGTCGCATCGGTCGGCAGGCGGCTCGCCGCACTGTTCATCGACTGGGCTCTGAGCGTGTTGATCGCATACGGTCTGATCGCGCACCGTGATCTCCAACTGGCGAACAACTGGGCGCTGGTCGTGTTCGCCGTGGTGAGCGTGATCGCCCTCGGGCTCGTCGGCAGTACGCCGGGCAAGCTCATCATGCGGCTGCGGGTCGTGCACGTGGGCGGCGGCCGGCTCAGCCCGCTCGGCGCGGCCCTCCGTACGCTGCTGCTGGTACTCGTCGTCCCGGCCGTCGTCTGGGACCGCGACACGCGCGGCCTGCACGACCGGGCCGTGAAGGCCGTCCAGGTCCGTATCTGACCGCGGGCGGCCACGGAGGCCCAGAGCCGAGAAGCGCAGAGCGAAGCGCACAGCCAGGAAGCGCACAGCGAAAAGGGCGCCCCCGCACGGGGGCGCCCTCAAGGCGGGACGCTCAGCGGCCCTTGGGCATCCGCATGCCCTTCGGCATGGGCCCCTTCGGGATCGGCATGTTCGACATCAGGTCCCCGAGCGCCTTGAGGCGGTCGTTGACCTCGGTGGTCTTGGGGCCGGTCAGGGTGCGCGGCAGCCGCAGCAAGGTGGCGCGCAGCTTCTTGAGCGGCAGCTCCCCCTCACCGTTGCCGACGATGAAGTCGTGCACCGGCACGTCGTAGACGACCCGGGCGACCTTCTTCTTCTCGTTCGCCAGCAGGGCCTTGACCCGGTTGGGGTTGCCCTCGCCGACCAGGACGACACCGGCCTTGCCGACAGCCCGGTGGACGACGTCCTGGCTCTTGTTCATGCCCACCGCCGGCGTCACCGTCCAGCCGCGGCCGACGTTCTGCAGCACGGCGGCAGCCGCACCCGGCTTGCCCTCCAGCTGCCCGAAGGCGGCCCGCTCGGCGCGGCGGCCGAAGACCACCGCCATCGCGAGGAAGGCCAGCAGGAATCCCAGGATCCCGGCCCAGATGGGGTGGTCGATCAAGAAGCCGAGGGCGAGGATGACACCGAAGGTGACGATTCCCACAGCCGCAATGACAAGCCCGATTTTGGAGTCGGCCTGCCTGGTCATCTTGTAGGTCTGAGCGATCTGTGCCAGTCGCCCAGGGTTCTCGGATGTTTCCTTCCTCGCCATGCGGCAAAGGATACGTGGCCGCCCGCTCGCCCGTCACGCGGCACCGCCCGTACGGCGGCCCCCGCCCACCTGCGTCACACCGGCCGCCCGCTCACGTCACGCCGCCGCGGCCCGCGCACCCGTCGCGGCGGCCCCCGGTGAAGACTTCAGTCCCGTACGGCGTCCCCGCGCGAGCCCGTCAGCAGCGCGGCCATCTCGTACTCCGCCTCCCGGCGGTCCTTCGCGCGCTGGCGGTCCGCGACGACCGACGCCCAGGCGTTACGCCGGGCGGTCTGCTGGCCGCCACGGAGCAGAAACGATTCGACAGCTCGCAGCGCCCCGGCGACCGGGGTGTGCGTGGGCAACTGGAGAGACGGGCGGGTGTGGACCGACTCGGACGGCATGGCGTCCCCCTCAAGGCAATGAGCGCAAAGGCAACGAGACGAACCGGAAGTGTGTGCTGTGAAACCAGCCTCGCCACAACGTGTTACCAGCCGGTGACCACTCGGTCAATCTCACATGAAAGCCTCGGGGCCGCCCGCACCCCGCCCCGCCAGGTCACTCTTCCGCCAGCCCCGTACGGCCGGGTGAGGCGATTCACACGATGCCCGCACCCCGCCGTGCCCGCCGCCCGTACCCACCCGGGCGGGGCCTCACACCGCCCGGGCCGCACCCAGCTGCTCGCGGCGGTCGACGGCCTGCTGGAACAGCCGTCCGGCACGGTAGGAGGAGCGGACCAGCGGCCCGGACATCACGCCCGCGTAGCCGATCTCCTCGGCCTCCTCCTTCAGCTCCACGAACTCGGCCGGCTTCACCCACCGCTCCACCGGGTGGTGCCGCACCGAGGGCCGCAGATACTGCGTGATGGTGATCAGCTCGCAGCCCGCGTCGTGCAGGTCCTGGAGCGCCTGGCTGATCTCCTCGCGCTCCTCGCCCATGCCCAGGATCAGGTTGGACTTGGTGACCAGGCCCGCCTCCCGCGCGCGGGTGATGACCTCGAGGGAGCGCTCGTAGCGGAAGCCGGGGCGGATCCGCTTGAAGATCCGCGGCACCGTCTCGACGTTGTGCGCCAGCACCTCGGGGCGGGCGCCGAAGACCTCGGCGAGCTGCGCGGGCTCCGCGTTGAAGTCGGGGATCAGCAGCTCGACCTTGGTGCGTCCGGCGGCCCGTCCGGCGGTCATGGCGTGGATCTGCCGGACGGTCTCGGCGTACAGCCAGGCGCCGCCGTCCTCCAGGTCGTCACGCGCGACACCGGTGATGGTGGCGTAGTTCAGGTCCATGGTGACGACGGACTCGCCGACCCGGCGCGGCTCGTCGCGGTCCAGGGCCTGCGGCTTGCCGGTGTCGATCTGGCAGAAGTCGCAACGCCGGGTGCACTGGTCGCCGCCGATGAGGAAGGTCGCCTCGCGGTCCTCCCAGCACTCGTAGATGTTGGGACAGCCGGCCTCCTGGCACACCGTGTGCAGGCCCTCGCTCTTGACGAGCTTTTGCATCTGCGTGTACTCGGGACCCATTTTCGCCCGGGTCTTGATCCACTCGGGCTTGCGCTCGATGGGGGTCTGGCTGTTGCGGACCTCCAGGCGCAGCATCTTGCGTCCGTCGGGTGCGACTGCGGACACGACCGGCTCCCTAAAGCTGAGATTGTGCCTACGGCTTAGATTCTACGGTGAACGCCAGGGTACGCCCCGGAATTCCTAGACAGCCCGGGGGAGCGGTTCGGCCCCGGCCAGCACGGCGGCGAGGTGCTTCTCCACGACGGGCAGCACCTCGGTGACGCCGATGTCCCGGCCCAGCTCCTCCGACAGCGAGGTGACGCCCGCGTCCCTGATCCCGCACGGCACGATCCGGTCGTACGAGGTGGTGTCGGGGTTGCAGTTCAGCGCGAAGCCGTGCATCGTCACGCCCTTCGCGACCCGGATGCCGATCGCCGCGAGTTTGCGGTCCTCGCGGCGCTGCCCGGCGTTGGAGGGGGCGTACTCCGGGCCGTTCAGCCGCGGGTCGAACTCGTCGTCGGTCAGCCGCGGGTCGAAGTCCAGGGTCAGGCCGCCCAGGCGCTGCTCGGTCGGATCGCCCAGCACCCACACCCCGGAGCGGCCCTCCACCCGGCTGGTCTCCAGGCCGAACTCCGCAGCCGTCAGGATCAGCGCGTCCTCCAGCCGCCGCACATGGGCCACGACGTCGACCGGGCGCGGCAGCTTCAGGATCGGGTAGCCCACCAGCTGGCCGGGACCGTGCCAGGTGATCTTGCCGCCGCGGTCCACGTCCACCACCGGAGTGCCGTCGAGCGGGCGCTCGCTGTCGGCCGTACGCCGTCCCGCCGTGTAGACCGCCGGGTGTTCGAGCAGCAGGCAGGTGTCCGGGATCTCGTCGGCGAAACGGGCCGCGTGCACGGTGCGCTGCCGCTGCCACGCCTCCCCGTACTCCACGGCGTCAGCCCCGAACCCCAGGTGAACGAACTGCAGCTCACTCACGACGACTCCTCTGCTGTGCTGATACGCGCCCTTGCCACTGTACGGCGGCGGCGCCCGTCGCCCCGCGCCGGGCGGCGCCATAGCACATCGGTTCGTACCGGTGCGGGCGGCTTACCCGGCAATGGGGGTCACTGTCGCTCAATCGGACGAATATGCGGCTCTTGCGGTGAGCTGGGCAGCTCTGACCGTTACATTCACGCCGATCTGAAGACCCTGCAGAGGAAGTGGGCCGCACCGCCGATGACGGACCGTGCCACGCACCGAACCCCGAACGGACCCCCCACCGGCCCGGCCGCCCGGCCAGGACGCGGCGCAGGACAGCCGCCGCAGGACCCGCCCGACCACCAGGAAGCGCGGGACGACGACCACGACCCGCAGGACGGCAACCAGGACCCGCCGGACGGCGGCCACGACCCACGGGACAGCGCCCCCGACCCCCGGCGGGACCGCGGCCCCGATCCCGCGCAGCTCGGCGACCCCGCCGGGACCGCGCGGGCCGACCGCCCGCACCGCCGCAACACCCGGCTCGCCGCGCTCATCGCCGAAGCCGGCTTCTCGCACGCAGGACTCGCCCGCCGGGTCGACCGGCTCGGCCAGGAGCACGGGCTCGACCTGCGCTACGACAAGACGTCGGTGACCCGCTGGCTGCGCGGCCAGCAGCCGCGCGGCACCTCCCCGGCGCTGATCGCCGAGGTCTTCACACAGCGGCTCGGCCGCCGGCTGTCCGCGCAGGACCTCGGCCTCGACGCGTGCGCGCCGGTCTACGCGGGGCTCGAATACGCCGCCACCGCGGGCGAGGCGGTCGACATCGTCAGCGGGCTGTGGCGCAAGGACACCGGGAGCCAGGCGGAGCTGCGCAAGATCGCGTTCAGCCCGGCGGGCCTTGTCGTGCCCAGCAGGGACTGGCTGATCGGCTCGGCGGACGACACGGTCGTCCGCAAGGCGGCGGAGCGGGTGCCCGCGCAGAACCGGGGCATGTCGCGGGCCGCCCAGGACTTACGCCCCGCCGCGCCGAATTCCGCCGGCCGGGTCGGCGCCGGTGACATCGCGGCGCTGCGGGCGGTGGGCGACCTCTTCCGCACCCTCGACCACGCCTACGGCGGCGGGCACGCCCGCCAGGCCCTCATCCGCTACCTCGAACACGAGGCCGAGCCGATGCTGCGCGGCAGCTACGGCGAGACGCAGGGCCGCCGGCTCTTCGCGTCCGTCGCCGACCTCACCCGGCTGGCCGGCTGGACGTCCTACGACATCGGCGCGCACGGGCTCGCGCAGCGCTACTTCGTCCAGGCGCTGCGGCTCACCCAGGCGGCGGGCGACCGGATCCACGGCGGATACGTGCTGGTCACGATGAGCCGCCAGGCGGTCCACCTCGGCCACGGGCGCGAGGCGGTGCAGCTGGCGCGGGTCGCGCAGCAGGGCATCGGCACGGGCGCGCCGGGCGCCGTACAGGCCCTGACGTACGCGGCCGAGGCCCGCGGGCACGGTGTGCTCGGCGACTCGCGCGCGTGCACGGCAGCGCTCGTCCGGGCCGAACGCGCCTTCGGGGCGGCCCGCCCGGGGGACGAACTGCCGTCCTGGGCACGCTTCTTCGACGAGGCGCAGCTCGCCGACGAATTCGGGCACTGCCACCGGGACCTCCAGCAGCACCGGGCGGCGGCCCAGCAGGCCGAGCGGTCGTTGCAACTGCGCGCACCCGGGTACGCGCGCAGCCGGCTGTTCTGCCGGGCCGTCCTCGCCTCGGCCCGGCTCTCCCTCGGCGACCTCGACGCCGCCTGCGCCCTCGGGGCCGAGGTCGTCCGGCAGGCCGCGGACATGCGGTCCGTCCGGGCCGCGGAATACGCCCGCGACTTCGCCCGCCGCCTCGACCCCTACCGCGACACCTCCGCCGCCCGCGCCTTCTACGTCCGGGCGGAGGCGGCCGGCTTCCCCCTGTGACCCGGGGCCTGCGGCGTGCGTACGCCGCAGGCCCGCGCGTGGATCTCCCCGGCGCGGGAACGGCCGCGGGCCTACGCCGCCGCCTCCTGCGCGGAAGGCAGCCGGGCGGTGTCCTGGAGGAGGGTGGCCGCGGCGCGGCGGGCGGAGTGCAGGGTGCCCTGGAGGGTGCTGGTGGCGCGGTGGGAGCCGCAGACGTAGAGGCCGTGCAGCACCCGGACGGGGCGGCGCAGGTCGTGCGGGGCGGGCATCGCCGGGACCGCTTCGGGGTCGGTGTGGATCCCGAGGAGTTCCCACTCGTCCGTGCACGTGTCGTACAGCTCCGCCAGATGCGCCCGCACCGACTTGTCGGAGTCGCCGTCCGGCGGCGGCCCCAGCACCACGGAGGTGATGAGCGGCCGTCCGGCCGGCGTACGGCTCGGATCGACCGCGCCGGCCGGCAGTGTGTGCGAGACGGGGCCGAGCCGGTCGCCGTCCAGCACCAGCACCGGTTCGCGCAGCGGCGCGACCGGCGCGGTGTGGTGGAAGACGGTGACCTGGTGGAAGGACGGCACCCGCAGCCCCGGCAGCAGGTGCGCCGCCGCCCGCGCCCCGGTCGCCACGAGTACGGACCGGCACGGCAGCTCGGTGCCGTCCGCGATCCGCACGCTGCTGACCGCCACCCGCTCCGCGGGCGTGCCCAGCCGCACCGTGCCCGGCGGAAGAGCCGCGGCGAGCCGTTCCGGCAGGCCGGCCGCGCCCCCGACGGGCAGGCAGGCGCGCCCGCGGGCGAAACCGCGCAGCACCAGGTCGGCGGCCCGGCTGGACGTCTGCAGCTCCGGGTCGCACAGCAGCGCGGCCAGCAGCGGCCGCAGGAAGCCCTCGACGGTGCGTGGCGCGAAGCCGCGCCCGCTCAGCGCCCGGGCGGCCGTCGTCTCCGGCCGGGCGGCCAGCCGTTCGTCCGGGGTGCCCGCGAGCCGGTTCAGCGTGGTGGCGAGCCGTGCCCGGTCCAGCGCCGAGCCGAACGCGGCCTGCGCGCCCCGCTGGTCCCCGACCCGGTAGCCGCGGCCCCCGGCCCGTACCAGCGCGCCGGGGGCGAGCGGGGCCAGCGGCAGCCCGCGAAGCCCCGGGGTGCGGTGCAGCTCGGGATAGGACATGTTGAGCAGCTGCGGCCTGCGGTCCAGCCGGAAACCGGCGACGTCGTCGGTGGCCGTCCGGCCGCCGACGCGTTCCGCCGCCTCCAGTACGGTCACCGTCAGCCCTGCGCCGAGCAGATGGTGCGCCGCCGCCAGGCCGGCGGGCCCGGCTCCGATCACGATGACGTCCACCGGTGGTGCCGTGGTGTGACGGCGTGCTGGTGAAGGCACGATTCTCCTCCCCGGGGTCGGGTCGTCTCCCCGCGCGCGTCAGCGGCCCGCGGCACGCGCGGGGGCGTGGCGCAGCACGCTGGTAGGGGTCATGCCCTCATCAAAGGCAACTGATGCGGGCGCAATGGGCCTGATCCGGCCTTATCCGGACCGTGGCCCCATCACGACCCCAGCGCCGCGCCGATGGCCTGGTCGATCTCCGGGAAGGCGTAGACGAAGCCGGACTCCATCAGCCGCTTGGGCCGCACCCGCTGACTGCCCAGCACATCCCCGGCGAACTCGCCCAGCGCGAGGCGCAGCGCGGGCGCCGGTACGGCGGCGAGCGTCGGCCGGTGCAGGACGCGGCCCATCGCCGCGGTGACCTCGCGGTTGGTCAGCGGCTCGGGGGCGGTCAGATTGACCGGGCCCGACAGCGCCGGGGTGTCCAGGATGTGCCGCAGCGCCGCGATCTCGTCGTGCATCGCGATGAAGCTCCAGAACTGCCTGCCGTTGCCGAGCCTGCCGCCGAGCCCCGCCTTGAACAGCGGGAAGAGCCGGCCCCACGCGCCGCCGTCCTTGGCGACGACCAGTCCCGTACGGGCGAAGGCGGTACGGACGCCGGCCGCCGCGGCCGGTTCCGCCGCGGCTTCCCAGTCCTGGACCAGATCCGCCAGGAAGCCGGTGCCGGGCGGGCTGTCCTCGTCCACCCAGCGGTCGCCGGTGTCGCCGTAGTAGCCGATCGCGCTGCCGCACAGCAGGACGCCGGGCGGCGTGTCCATGGCCGCGACCGCCGCGGCGACGGTCGCGGTGCCGAGCACGCGGCTGTCGTACAGCACTTTTTTACGTTCGTCGGTCCAGCGGCGGTCCCCCACGCCGGCGCCGGCCAGGTGGATGACCGCCTGGCAGCCGGTCAGGGCGTCGGGGTCCAGCGCGCGGCGCTGAGGGTCCCAGCGGACCTCGGCCCCGGACTTCGGGGCGCGCCGCACGAGGCGGACGATGTCGTGGCCGTCGGCGGCCAGGGCGGTGGTCAGTGCGGATCCGATCAGACCGGATGCGCCGGTGACGGCAATACGCATGCCGCCATCTTCCCTCTCCCCGGGTTCCCCGGCCCCCGCGCCACTCGCCCTCGGGGCGCGCCGTTCCTACCGGCCGAGCGGATTGCCCTCGGGGCGCGTGCTTGGAAGAGGGTGCCCTCTGCGGCAGGGGGTGCCCCTCCAGGGGCGCGGGGAACTGCGCGGCCGGCCGACCACGACCGTCGTGTGCGGAGGGGCCGCGGGGAGCTGCGCGCGCAACCCACCGCCCACCGTCACGTGCGGACGGACCGCACCACCCCGGGGGCGCGGGGAACTGCGCGGCCGGCCGTCGACAAGCTGCACGTCGTCACCGGCCGGAAGGGGCTGTTGCTGTCGCATCCGGACCACCGGCCGGTGGTGGGTTGCTCGCGGCGTTCCGCCCCCAGAGCTTCGCGTGGGGGCACCCCCAGCGCCTCC is a window of Streptomyces sp. NBC_01477 DNA encoding:
- the glnA gene encoding type I glutamate--ammonia ligase; amino-acid sequence: MFQNADDVNKFISDEGVKFVDVRFCDLPGVMQHFTVPVSSFDPTEELAFDGSSIRGFQAIHESDMALRADLSTARVDPFRKDKTLNINFFIHDPITGEQYSRDPRNVAKKAEAYLKSTGIADTAYFGPEAEFYVFDNVRFQTSANESFYHIDSEAGAWNTGSLENNRGYKVRYKGGYFPAPPVDHFADLRAEISLELEAAGLQVERQHHEVGTAGQAEINYKFNTLLAAADDLMLFKYIVKNVAWRNGKTATFMPKPIFGDNGSGMHVHQSLWQGGTPLFYDEQGYAGLSDTARYYIGGILKHAPSLLAFTNPTVNSYHRLVPGFEAPVNLVYSQRNRSAAMRIPITGSNPKAKRVEFRAPDPSSNPYLAFSALLLAGLDGVKNKIEPAEPIDKDLYELAPEEHASVPQVPTSLPAVLTALEDDNEYLQAGGVFTADLIDTWIDFKRTNEIAPIQLRPHPHEFELYFDI
- a CDS encoding RDD family protein, producing the protein MDNREVIGSWLSGPRAAAEKMGADFGYRGERLGLPESGPGSVASVGRRLAALFIDWALSVLIAYGLIAHRDLQLANNWALVVFAVVSVIALGLVGSTPGKLIMRLRVVHVGGGRLSPLGAALRTLLLVLVVPAVVWDRDTRGLHDRAVKAVQVRI
- a CDS encoding DUF4191 domain-containing protein, producing the protein MARKETSENPGRLAQIAQTYKMTRQADSKIGLVIAAVGIVTFGVILALGFLIDHPIWAGILGFLLAFLAMAVVFGRRAERAAFGQLEGKPGAAAAVLQNVGRGWTVTPAVGMNKSQDVVHRAVGKAGVVLVGEGNPNRVKALLANEKKKVARVVYDVPVHDFIVGNGEGELPLKKLRATLLRLPRTLTGPKTTEVNDRLKALGDLMSNMPIPKGPMPKGMRMPKGR
- the lipA gene encoding lipoyl synthase gives rise to the protein MSAVAPDGRKMLRLEVRNSQTPIERKPEWIKTRAKMGPEYTQMQKLVKSEGLHTVCQEAGCPNIYECWEDREATFLIGGDQCTRRCDFCQIDTGKPQALDRDEPRRVGESVVTMDLNYATITGVARDDLEDGGAWLYAETVRQIHAMTAGRAAGRTKVELLIPDFNAEPAQLAEVFGARPEVLAHNVETVPRIFKRIRPGFRYERSLEVITRAREAGLVTKSNLILGMGEEREEISQALQDLHDAGCELITITQYLRPSVRHHPVERWVKPAEFVELKEEAEEIGYAGVMSGPLVRSSYRAGRLFQQAVDRREQLGAARAV
- the lipB gene encoding lipoyl(octanoyl) transferase LipB, which codes for MSELQFVHLGFGADAVEYGEAWQRQRTVHAARFADEIPDTCLLLEHPAVYTAGRRTADSERPLDGTPVVDVDRGGKITWHGPGQLVGYPILKLPRPVDVVAHVRRLEDALILTAAEFGLETSRVEGRSGVWVLGDPTEQRLGGLTLDFDPRLTDDEFDPRLNGPEYAPSNAGQRREDRKLAAIGIRVAKGVTMHGFALNCNPDTTSYDRIVPCGIRDAGVTSLSEELGRDIGVTEVLPVVEKHLAAVLAGAEPLPRAV
- a CDS encoding proline-rich domain-containing protein, producing the protein MTDRATHRTPNGPPTGPAARPGRGAGQPPQDPPDHQEARDDDHDPQDGNQDPPDGGHDPRDSAPDPRRDRGPDPAQLGDPAGTARADRPHRRNTRLAALIAEAGFSHAGLARRVDRLGQEHGLDLRYDKTSVTRWLRGQQPRGTSPALIAEVFTQRLGRRLSAQDLGLDACAPVYAGLEYAATAGEAVDIVSGLWRKDTGSQAELRKIAFSPAGLVVPSRDWLIGSADDTVVRKAAERVPAQNRGMSRAAQDLRPAAPNSAGRVGAGDIAALRAVGDLFRTLDHAYGGGHARQALIRYLEHEAEPMLRGSYGETQGRRLFASVADLTRLAGWTSYDIGAHGLAQRYFVQALRLTQAAGDRIHGGYVLVTMSRQAVHLGHGREAVQLARVAQQGIGTGAPGAVQALTYAAEARGHGVLGDSRACTAALVRAERAFGAARPGDELPSWARFFDEAQLADEFGHCHRDLQQHRAAAQQAERSLQLRAPGYARSRLFCRAVLASARLSLGDLDAACALGAEVVRQAADMRSVRAAEYARDFARRLDPYRDTSAARAFYVRAEAAGFPL
- a CDS encoding NAD(P)/FAD-dependent oxidoreductase, which translates into the protein MPSPARRHTTAPPVDVIVIGAGPAGLAAAHHLLGAGLTVTVLEAAERVGGRTATDDVAGFRLDRRPQLLNMSYPELHRTPGLRGLPLAPLAPGALVRAGGRGYRVGDQRGAQAAFGSALDRARLATTLNRLAGTPDERLAARPETTAARALSGRGFAPRTVEGFLRPLLAALLCDPELQTSSRAADLVLRGFARGRACLPVGGAAGLPERLAAALPPGTVRLGTPAERVAVSSVRIADGTELPCRSVLVATGARAAAHLLPGLRVPSFHQVTVFHHTAPVAPLREPVLVLDGDRLGPVSHTLPAGAVDPSRTPAGRPLITSVVLGPPPDGDSDKSVRAHLAELYDTCTDEWELLGIHTDPEAVPAMPAPHDLRRPVRVLHGLYVCGSHRATSTLQGTLHSARRAAATLLQDTARLPSAQEAAA